From the genome of Pseudomonas sp. AB6, one region includes:
- a CDS encoding VOC family protein has translation MALSPFHLAIPVHDLAAARHFYGEVFGCAEGRSSEQWVDFNFFGHQLVIHQQAKSPAQEKALSNAVDGHDVPVPHFGVVLDWEEWEALADRLKTRQTTFVIEPYIRFQGQVGEQATMFLFDPCGNALEFKAFKDIGQMFAK, from the coding sequence ATGGCGCTGTCCCCTTTCCATTTGGCAATCCCTGTTCACGACCTCGCCGCCGCTCGGCATTTCTACGGCGAGGTGTTTGGCTGCGCCGAAGGCCGCAGCAGCGAGCAGTGGGTCGACTTCAATTTCTTCGGCCATCAACTGGTTATCCACCAACAAGCCAAAAGCCCGGCCCAGGAAAAAGCCCTAAGCAATGCAGTGGACGGCCACGACGTGCCGGTGCCGCATTTTGGCGTTGTGCTGGATTGGGAAGAATGGGAAGCGTTGGCTGACCGGCTCAAAACACGGCAAACCACATTTGTGATCGAACCCTATATCCGCTTTCAGGGCCAGGTCGGTGAACAAGCCACCATGTTCCTCTTCGACCCCTGCGGCAACGCGTTGGAGTTCAAAGCCTTCAAGGACATTGGGCAGATGTTTGCCAAATAA
- a CDS encoding MetQ/NlpA family ABC transporter substrate-binding protein, giving the protein MKKLIAVFAALVALSAHADETLVVGASAVPHAEILEVVKPMLAKDGIDLQIKVFNDYIQPNVQLAEKRLDANFFQHQPYLDEFNKGKGTDLVAVAKVHVEPLGAYSSTYKKLDELPDGATVALPNDPTNEGRALLLLAKGGLITLKDPTNILSTPKDIADNPKALKFRELEAATLPRVLTSIDLALINTNYALAVQLDPTKDALLIEGSDSPYVNILVARPDNRDSIPMQKLVAALHSPEVKQFILEKYQGAVVPAF; this is encoded by the coding sequence ATGAAAAAGCTTATCGCAGTGTTCGCCGCTTTAGTTGCTCTGAGCGCCCACGCTGATGAAACCTTGGTTGTGGGCGCCTCGGCCGTACCCCACGCGGAAATTCTCGAAGTGGTCAAACCGATGCTGGCCAAAGACGGGATCGATCTGCAAATCAAAGTCTTCAACGATTACATCCAGCCCAACGTGCAACTCGCAGAAAAACGCCTCGACGCTAACTTCTTCCAGCATCAACCGTACCTGGATGAATTCAACAAAGGCAAAGGCACCGATTTGGTGGCCGTCGCCAAGGTCCACGTCGAGCCACTGGGCGCTTACTCCAGTACCTATAAAAAGCTCGATGAATTACCGGACGGCGCGACCGTAGCCCTGCCCAACGACCCCACCAATGAAGGTCGGGCGCTGTTGCTGTTGGCGAAGGGCGGCTTGATCACACTGAAAGACCCGACCAACATTCTGTCGACACCCAAAGACATTGCGGATAACCCAAAGGCGCTGAAATTTCGCGAGCTGGAAGCGGCCACCTTGCCTCGCGTGTTGACCAGCATTGATCTGGCGCTGATCAACACCAACTACGCATTGGCGGTGCAGTTGGACCCAACCAAAGATGCGTTACTCATCGAAGGCAGCGACTCGCCTTACGTGAACATCTTGGTCGCTCGTCCGGACAATCGGGATTCGATTCCGATGCAGAAGCTAGTCGCCGCGTTGCACAGCCCGGAAGTTAAGCAATTCATTCTTGAAAAATATCAAGGTGCGGTCGTTCCGGCGTTTTGA
- the znuB gene encoding zinc ABC transporter permease subunit ZnuB — MADFLLYALLAGLALAVVAGPLGSFVVWRRMAYFGDTLSHAALLGVALGFLLNISPALAVTVGCLLLAILLVTLQQRQPLASDTLLGILAPSTLSLGLVVLSFMHNVRIDLMGYLFGDLLAISPTDLAWILSGSAMVLGLIIVLWRPLLAITVHEELATVEGLPVATLRLTLMLLIAIVIAVAMKIVGVLLITSLLIIPAAAAQRHARSPEQMALGASLLGVVAVCCGLALSWFKDTPAGPSIVICAAGLFLLSFVLPKR; from the coding sequence ATGGCTGATTTTCTACTCTATGCCCTGTTGGCAGGTTTGGCTCTGGCGGTGGTCGCGGGCCCGTTGGGCTCGTTCGTGGTCTGGCGACGCATGGCGTATTTTGGCGACACCTTGTCCCACGCAGCCTTGCTCGGTGTGGCATTGGGTTTTTTGCTAAACATCAGCCCTGCTTTAGCGGTCACCGTCGGCTGCCTGCTATTGGCAATCTTGTTGGTGACGTTGCAACAACGCCAGCCGCTGGCATCCGACACGCTGTTAGGCATTCTCGCACCCAGTACGCTGTCCCTCGGACTGGTAGTACTAAGTTTCATGCACAACGTCCGCATCGATTTGATGGGTTACTTGTTCGGTGACTTGTTGGCGATCAGTCCAACTGACCTGGCGTGGATCCTGAGCGGCAGCGCTATGGTCCTGGGACTGATCATCGTGCTCTGGCGACCGTTATTGGCCATCACGGTGCATGAAGAGTTGGCAACCGTCGAAGGATTGCCCGTGGCAACACTGCGCCTGACCTTAATGCTGCTGATCGCGATCGTTATTGCGGTGGCGATGAAGATCGTCGGCGTTCTATTAATAACCTCTTTATTGATCATTCCAGCGGCTGCGGCACAACGTCACGCACGATCTCCCGAACAAATGGCCTTGGGCGCTAGTCTATTAGGTGTGGTTGCGGTGTGCTGCGGGCTGGCCCTGTCCTGGTTCAAGGACACTCCGGCCGGACCATCGATTGTGATCTGTGCCGCGGGGCTATTTTTACTCAGCTTCGTTTTGCCTAAGCGGTAG
- the cyoE gene encoding heme o synthase, translating into MTTLVREQHHQAIWRDYLELTKPKVVVLMLITSLVGMFLATRAGVPWTVLVFGNMGIAFCAGGAAVVNHVVDRRIDAVMARTKKRPLAEGRVTPAAALTFALLLAAAGQALLLAFTNPLTAWLTLASLLGYAVIYTGFLKRATPQNIVIGGLAGAAPPLLGWVATTGHVSAESLLLVLIIFAWTPPHFWALAIHRKEEYAKADIPMLPVTHGEHYTKVHILLYTMVLLAVSMLPYVIHMSGMLYLLCALGLGARFLWMSWVLYRGIKPHAAINTFKYSIYYLFLLFIALLVDHYLLLNL; encoded by the coding sequence GTGACTACTCTAGTCCGCGAGCAACACCATCAGGCTATCTGGCGGGATTACCTTGAACTGACCAAGCCGAAGGTGGTGGTGCTGATGCTCATCACGTCTCTGGTCGGGATGTTTCTCGCCACTCGCGCGGGCGTGCCGTGGACCGTGTTGGTGTTTGGCAATATGGGGATCGCGTTTTGCGCGGGCGGCGCGGCTGTGGTTAATCATGTAGTGGATCGACGTATCGACGCAGTGATGGCGCGTACCAAAAAAAGGCCGTTGGCCGAGGGCCGTGTAACCCCCGCTGCTGCTTTGACCTTTGCTCTGTTGCTGGCGGCGGCGGGCCAAGCCTTGTTGCTTGCGTTTACCAACCCACTGACGGCTTGGCTGACGCTGGCTTCGTTATTGGGTTACGCAGTGATCTACACCGGATTCCTGAAGCGTGCGACGCCGCAGAACATCGTGATTGGAGGCCTCGCTGGCGCAGCGCCGCCGTTGCTCGGTTGGGTGGCTACCACCGGCCATGTGAGTGCCGAGTCGCTATTGTTGGTGCTAATCATCTTCGCCTGGACCCCGCCGCATTTCTGGGCGCTGGCAATTCATCGCAAGGAGGAATACGCCAAAGCGGACATTCCGATGCTGCCGGTTACTCATGGCGAGCATTACACCAAGGTCCATATTCTGCTGTACACAATGGTGCTGTTAGCGGTCAGTATGCTGCCGTATGTCATTCATATGAGCGGCATGCTTTATCTGCTATGCGCATTAGGTTTGGGTGCGCGCTTTCTGTGGATGTCATGGGTGCTGTACCGTGGCATCAAACCGCACGCGGCTATCAACACCTTCAAGTACTCTATTTATTACTTGTTCCTGTTGTTCATTGCGCTGCTCGTCGATCACTACTTATTGTTGAATCTATGA
- a CDS encoding Fur family transcriptional regulator has protein sequence MPKTPLASRPHDHSHCVHTALSEADTLCARKGLRLTALRRRVLELVWQSHKPLGAYDILAVLSEEDGRRAAPPTVYRALDFLLENGLVHRIASLNSFTGCNHPTHAHQGQFLICRECNAAIELQHPLITQAVISAATEVGFTVEGQTIEILGICAGCKAA, from the coding sequence ATGCCCAAAACCCCGCTTGCCAGTCGTCCCCACGATCACTCCCATTGCGTACACACTGCGCTTTCCGAGGCTGACACGCTGTGCGCGCGTAAAGGCTTACGCCTGACCGCCCTGCGTCGTCGTGTACTGGAGCTGGTCTGGCAAAGCCATAAACCGTTGGGTGCCTACGACATCCTGGCGGTGTTGAGTGAAGAAGATGGTCGTCGCGCCGCGCCCCCTACTGTGTACCGAGCTTTGGATTTTCTACTGGAAAACGGTCTCGTTCACCGGATTGCCTCGCTCAACTCATTCACCGGCTGCAACCATCCGACGCATGCGCATCAGGGCCAATTTCTGATTTGCCGCGAATGCAATGCGGCTATCGAACTCCAACATCCACTCATTACTCAAGCCGTAATCAGTGCAGCGACGGAAGTGGGTTTCACCGTTGAAGGGCAAACCATCGAAATTCTTGGAATTTGTGCAGGTTGCAAGGCCGCCTGA
- a CDS encoding methionine ABC transporter ATP-binding protein, which translates to MIEFHNVHKTYRVADRDIPALHPTSLRVEDGQVFGLIGHSGAGKSTLLRLINRLETPSGGQIVVDGEDVTAFDATALRGFRRQVGMIFQHFNLLASRTVADNVGMPLTLAGDMTRSQISARVAELLERVGLADQAKKYPTQLSGGQKQRVGIARALATKPKILLCDEATSALDPQTTASVLQLLAEINRELKLTIVLITHEMDVIRRVCDYVAVMDAGKIVEQGPVADVFLHPQHPTTKRFVQEDEQIDDGELRDDFAHVQGRIVRLTFQGESTYAPLLGTVARETGVDYSILAGRIDRIKDTPYGQLTLAITGGDMEAAFARFTAADVHMEVLR; encoded by the coding sequence GTGATCGAGTTTCATAACGTCCACAAAACCTATCGGGTTGCGGATCGGGACATCCCCGCTTTGCACCCCACCAGTCTGCGGGTCGAAGACGGCCAGGTATTCGGCCTGATCGGCCATTCCGGCGCCGGCAAAAGCACGCTTCTGCGGCTGATCAATCGCCTGGAAACACCGAGCGGCGGACAAATCGTTGTCGATGGCGAAGACGTCACCGCTTTCGACGCCACTGCCTTAAGGGGTTTTCGCCGCCAAGTCGGCATGATCTTTCAGCATTTCAATTTGCTGGCGTCCCGGACTGTCGCTGATAACGTCGGTATGCCGTTGACCCTTGCAGGCGACATGACGCGCAGTCAGATTAGTGCGCGTGTGGCCGAGTTGCTGGAACGCGTCGGCCTGGCCGACCAGGCGAAAAAATACCCAACTCAGTTGTCGGGCGGGCAAAAGCAACGCGTTGGTATTGCGCGCGCACTGGCGACTAAACCAAAAATACTGCTGTGCGACGAAGCCACTAGCGCCCTGGATCCGCAAACCACGGCGTCGGTGCTGCAACTGTTGGCTGAAATCAACCGAGAGCTGAAACTGACCATCGTCCTGATCACTCACGAGATGGACGTTATCCGTCGCGTCTGTGATTACGTGGCGGTAATGGATGCGGGAAAAATCGTCGAACAGGGTCCGGTGGCGGATGTGTTTCTGCACCCACAGCACCCGACAACCAAGCGTTTTGTGCAAGAAGACGAGCAGATCGACGACGGCGAGCTTCGTGACGACTTCGCCCATGTGCAGGGCCGCATCGTGCGTCTGACCTTTCAGGGAGAATCCACTTACGCGCCGCTGCTGGGCACCGTGGCTCGAGAGACGGGCGTCGATTACAGCATCCTTGCTGGCCGCATCGACCGCATCAAAGATACTCCGTATGGGCAACTGACCTTGGCCATCACCGGTGGCGACATGGAGGCGGCGTTTGCCCGCTTCACCGCCGCGGATGTCCACATGGAGGTGCTGCGATGA
- a CDS encoding zinc ABC transporter substrate-binding protein, with translation MSRLFVIVVALSASVLMISSANADVRVLTSIKPLQLIAAAVQDGVGKPEVLLPPGASPHNYALRPSDVRRVGDVDLLYWIGPDMESFLPRVLKNRTLPTISVQSLPGLHLRHFAADSQSHEAADTAEHDHDHRPGSLDAHLWLSSVNARVIAARMASDLSVADPTHSARYESNLKAFDTRLDALDVQLKSRVAGVVNMPFFVFHEAFDYFEDAYGIKHAGVLSVAEEVQPGAQHVAAMRARLTEVGKTCVFSEPPLRPRLAETLSAGLPVKLAELDGLGGYAPATAQGYEQMMKKIGNDLVSCLESL, from the coding sequence GTGTCCCGTCTTTTTGTCATCGTTGTTGCTCTATCTGCCAGCGTACTGATGATTTCTTCTGCCAACGCTGATGTTCGGGTATTGACCAGTATCAAGCCGTTACAGCTCATTGCTGCTGCCGTTCAGGACGGTGTAGGCAAGCCAGAAGTGCTTCTGCCGCCGGGCGCATCACCCCATAATTACGCGCTCCGCCCGTCCGATGTACGGCGGGTGGGCGACGTTGATCTGCTTTATTGGATCGGTCCAGACATGGAGAGCTTCCTGCCTCGCGTGCTGAAAAATCGCACATTGCCGACCATCAGCGTTCAGTCGTTACCAGGCCTGCACCTGCGCCATTTCGCGGCTGATAGCCAATCTCATGAAGCTGCTGACACGGCAGAACACGATCACGATCACCGGCCGGGCAGCCTTGATGCTCACCTGTGGTTGTCCTCGGTGAATGCGCGAGTGATCGCGGCTCGGATGGCCAGCGATTTGTCTGTGGCGGACCCCACGCACTCGGCACGTTATGAAAGTAACTTGAAGGCGTTCGACACGCGTCTCGACGCATTGGATGTGCAATTGAAGTCCCGGGTCGCTGGCGTTGTGAACATGCCATTCTTTGTTTTTCACGAGGCATTCGATTACTTCGAAGACGCTTACGGGATCAAGCACGCGGGTGTATTGAGCGTGGCCGAAGAAGTGCAGCCAGGGGCTCAGCACGTCGCTGCAATGCGTGCAAGACTGACTGAAGTCGGCAAAACGTGTGTGTTCAGCGAGCCTCCGCTACGCCCGCGCCTCGCGGAAACCCTGTCGGCAGGCTTACCCGTAAAATTGGCTGAGCTCGATGGTCTTGGAGGCTACGCTCCTGCGACCGCGCAGGGCTACGAGCAGATGATGAAAAAAATCGGCAATGATTTGGTCAGTTGCCTGGAGTCTCTGTGA
- a CDS encoding SCO family protein, which yields MTRVQKTVFILVAIVALVLGLTVNQVLSNRGQGDPTAMIDAGIILLPTSRSLPDLKMTNQDGKAVSIAQLKGKWTMLFFGYTFCPDICPTTLAQLRQIKKELPNEVLGKLQVVLVSVDPNRDTPQQLKQYLGYFDPEFQGLTAPVEDIQKLANAVSIPFIPADTSKPNYTVDHSGNLALLGPDGTQRGFIRSPLNNKKMVEQLPRLLVRE from the coding sequence ATGACTCGAGTTCAAAAAACGGTTTTTATTCTGGTCGCGATTGTGGCCTTGGTTCTGGGCCTTACGGTTAATCAGGTGTTGTCCAACAGAGGTCAGGGCGATCCGACGGCTATGATTGATGCGGGGATCATTTTGCTGCCCACCAGCCGTAGCCTGCCTGACCTTAAGATGACAAATCAGGACGGCAAAGCAGTATCCATCGCTCAATTGAAAGGCAAATGGACGATGCTGTTTTTCGGCTACACCTTCTGTCCGGACATTTGCCCGACCACCCTTGCCCAACTGCGTCAGATTAAAAAAGAACTGCCCAACGAGGTGCTCGGCAAATTACAAGTTGTACTGGTCAGCGTTGACCCTAATCGGGATACGCCACAACAGCTTAAACAATACCTCGGCTACTTCGACCCCGAGTTCCAAGGCCTGACAGCACCGGTTGAAGACATCCAGAAACTCGCCAACGCGGTAAGTATCCCGTTTATTCCAGCCGACACCAGCAAGCCTAATTACACCGTCGACCACAGCGGCAACCTTGCCCTCCTCGGCCCGGACGGCACCCAACGCGGCTTCATTCGCTCGCCGTTGAATAACAAGAAAATGGTCGAGCAACTGCCGCGGTTGTTGGTTCGGGAGTAA
- a CDS encoding PA5502 family lipoprotein gives MKPFTSRYLLLVAFSILLGACQTVPMVESPAPAPEPNGFEQLGQNIASSELATAEDQLAALQKQMPNDPRIEQYQRQLAEAYLKRSQVVLQKGDINAAATALSRARVLMPKAPALTSGVNGAIAQARKAELEKAEAELKAAEAKRIAKVIDPAAESTSIALKIGEMRELRRQLDGIAADVTAFNCTVTLQVPRTDDYPWLATLLTKRVTKINPDFELQLERQIDRSQPAHLILKPAKL, from the coding sequence ATGAAGCCGTTCACCTCCCGTTATCTGCTCCTTGTCGCATTTTCCATCCTGTTAGGCGCTTGCCAGACAGTGCCGATGGTCGAGTCCCCTGCGCCCGCTCCAGAGCCAAATGGCTTCGAGCAGCTTGGGCAAAACATTGCCAGCAGCGAATTAGCCACGGCTGAGGATCAGTTGGCAGCGCTGCAAAAACAGATGCCCAATGATCCCCGCATAGAGCAATACCAGCGACAACTGGCCGAGGCGTATTTGAAGCGTAGCCAAGTGGTGCTACAGAAAGGCGATATCAACGCCGCAGCCACAGCCTTAAGTCGTGCCCGCGTACTGATGCCTAAGGCGCCGGCACTCACTAGCGGCGTCAATGGCGCAATAGCTCAAGCACGTAAAGCCGAATTGGAAAAAGCAGAAGCAGAGCTAAAAGCGGCGGAAGCTAAACGCATTGCGAAGGTCATTGACCCTGCGGCAGAAAGCACATCAATTGCACTAAAAATCGGCGAAATGCGCGAACTACGTAGGCAGCTCGATGGGATTGCCGCCGACGTAACTGCCTTCAATTGCACCGTGACGCTACAGGTGCCGCGCACCGACGACTACCCTTGGCTCGCGACGTTGCTGACCAAGCGTGTGACAAAGATTAATCCCGACTTTGAATTGCAATTGGAAAGGCAGATTGATCGAAGCCAACCTGCCCATCTGATCCTCAAGCCCGCGAAGCTGTAA
- the katE gene encoding catalase HPII — MATKKTITNTTTHANSNPVSSQMAGTDTLDRGNTNEKVESLDQFRSDATGQALRTNQGVKVSDNQNTLKVGDRGPSLLEDFIMREKITHFDHERIPERIVHARGTAAHGYFQTYENHALLSKAGFLQDPGKKTPVFARFSTVQGPRGSGDTVRDVRGFAVKFYTEEGNFDLVGNNMPVFFIQDAIKFPDFVHAVKPEPHNEIPTGGSAHDTFWDFVSLVPESAHMVLWTMSDRAIPKSLRTMQGFGIHTFRLINAEGKSSFVKFHWKPKFGVCSLLWDEAQKLAGKDTDFHRRDLWESIETGDYPEWEFGVQIVAEEDEHKFDFDILDPTKIIPEELVPVTPLGKMVLNRNPDNFFAETEQVAFCPGHMVPGIDFSNDPLLQGRLFSYTDTQISRLGGPNFHEIPINRPLAPNHSDQRDALHRMTIDKGRASYEPNSIDGGWPKETPSAPQDGGFETYPERLEAHKVRRRSESFSDHFSQATLFFNSMSHHEKEHIIAAYSFELGKVERESIRARQINEILANIDLELAARVAANLGLSAPTSGTVTPHTVSVTESPALSQVNLLSGDIVSRKVAILAANGVDGAAIDALKKALEAEGAHAKLLGPTSAPIKTADGQFLPVDASMEGMPSVAFDAVFVPGGADSVTALSTNGVALHFLLEAYKHLKAIALSGEASQLLDVLHLDADDGLLVSKNGKLFKAFFAAIAQHRVWAREPKAKAIPA, encoded by the coding sequence ATGGCCACTAAGAAGACCATAACCAACACGACAACCCATGCGAATTCTAACCCTGTGAGCAGCCAGATGGCGGGCACCGACACATTGGATCGGGGCAACACCAATGAGAAAGTTGAAAGCCTTGATCAGTTTCGATCTGACGCCACTGGGCAAGCCTTGCGTACCAATCAGGGCGTAAAGGTTTCTGACAACCAAAACACGCTCAAAGTCGGTGATCGCGGCCCGTCTTTGCTTGAAGATTTCATCATGCGTGAAAAAATCACGCATTTTGACCATGAACGAATTCCAGAGCGCATCGTGCATGCACGCGGCACAGCCGCGCATGGTTATTTTCAAACCTACGAAAATCATGCGCTGCTAAGCAAGGCAGGATTCCTGCAGGATCCTGGGAAAAAGACCCCGGTGTTCGCGCGTTTCTCTACGGTCCAGGGGCCACGGGGCTCTGGCGATACGGTGCGTGATGTCAGGGGTTTTGCCGTCAAGTTCTACACCGAGGAAGGCAACTTCGATTTGGTTGGCAACAACATGCCGGTGTTCTTTATTCAAGACGCGATCAAATTCCCTGACTTCGTCCACGCGGTAAAACCTGAACCGCACAATGAAATCCCAACCGGCGGTTCTGCCCACGATACGTTTTGGGACTTCGTCTCGTTGGTTCCGGAATCTGCACACATGGTGTTGTGGACCATGTCTGATCGCGCCATTCCGAAGAGCCTGCGGACGATGCAGGGGTTCGGGATACACACCTTTCGCTTAATCAACGCCGAAGGTAAGTCGAGCTTCGTCAAGTTTCACTGGAAGCCGAAATTCGGCGTCTGCTCCCTGCTGTGGGATGAAGCACAAAAATTGGCCGGTAAAGACACCGACTTCCACCGTCGCGACCTGTGGGAGTCGATCGAAACCGGCGATTACCCTGAGTGGGAATTCGGTGTGCAGATCGTCGCCGAAGAGGACGAGCATAAGTTTGATTTCGACATCCTCGATCCGACCAAAATTATTCCCGAAGAGCTGGTGCCGGTAACGCCGCTGGGCAAGATGGTGCTAAACCGCAATCCGGATAACTTTTTTGCCGAGACTGAGCAGGTCGCGTTCTGCCCAGGACATATGGTGCCAGGCATCGATTTCTCCAACGATCCACTGCTGCAAGGTCGGCTGTTTTCCTACACTGATACCCAGATCAGCCGACTTGGTGGACCGAATTTCCACGAAATCCCGATAAACCGTCCGCTTGCGCCGAATCACAGCGACCAACGCGACGCGCTGCATAGGATGACCATCGACAAAGGCCGGGCTTCCTATGAGCCTAATTCCATCGACGGTGGCTGGCCTAAAGAAACGCCATCGGCCCCGCAGGACGGTGGTTTCGAGACTTATCCCGAGCGTCTAGAGGCGCACAAGGTAAGGCGTCGGAGCGAATCGTTTTCTGATCACTTCTCTCAGGCGACGCTGTTTTTCAACAGCATGAGCCATCACGAAAAAGAGCACATTATCGCCGCCTACAGTTTCGAGTTAGGTAAGGTCGAACGTGAATCGATTCGCGCGCGGCAGATCAATGAAATTCTGGCAAACATTGATTTAGAACTGGCGGCACGGGTAGCTGCCAACCTCGGACTTTCTGCGCCTACCTCGGGTACGGTCACACCCCATACGGTATCGGTCACAGAGTCGCCTGCCTTGAGTCAGGTGAACTTGCTGTCTGGCGATATTGTTTCGCGCAAAGTGGCGATTCTGGCTGCGAACGGTGTTGACGGTGCGGCTATCGACGCCTTGAAGAAGGCACTGGAGGCGGAGGGTGCGCACGCCAAACTGCTTGGCCCTACGTCTGCACCGATCAAGACCGCCGATGGTCAGTTCCTGCCTGTGGATGCGTCTATGGAAGGCATGCCTTCTGTGGCGTTTGATGCGGTATTCGTACCCGGCGGCGCCGACTCAGTGACCGCGTTAAGCACCAACGGTGTGGCATTGCACTTCTTGTTGGAGGCATATAAGCACTTGAAAGCCATCGCCTTGAGTGGTGAGGCCAGCCAGTTGCTGGACGTTCTTCACTTGGATGCGGACGACGGATTGTTAGTGAGCAAGAATGGCAAGCTGTTCAAAGCATTTTTTGCCGCGATTGCACAACACCGCGTGTGGGCGCGAGAGCCTAAGGCTAAAGCGATTCCGGCATGA
- the znuC gene encoding zinc ABC transporter ATP-binding protein ZnuC — MSTALIHIDQVNVAFAGQSVLENIQLSVEPGQIVTLIGPNGAGKTTLVRAVLGLLKPDSGTVWRKPKLRVGYMPQKLHVDPTLPLSVLRFLRLVPGVGRLRALSALNEVGAERVIDSPLQGISGGEMQRVLLARALLREPELLVLDEPVQGVDVAGQADLYSLITRLRDRHGCGVLMVSHDLHLVMSTTDQVVCLNRHVCCSGHPEQVSNDPAFVELFGTNAQSLAIYHHHHDHAHDLHGAVVDDSAAAAQPTHLHGDNCKHG, encoded by the coding sequence ATGAGCACTGCATTGATCCATATCGACCAGGTGAACGTCGCCTTCGCCGGGCAAAGTGTGCTGGAGAACATCCAGCTTAGTGTGGAGCCCGGACAAATTGTCACTTTGATCGGTCCCAACGGTGCTGGCAAAACCACGCTTGTGCGGGCCGTTTTGGGTTTGCTAAAGCCAGACTCCGGGACTGTTTGGCGAAAACCGAAATTGCGTGTCGGCTACATGCCACAAAAGCTTCATGTCGACCCCACACTGCCGTTATCGGTGCTGCGTTTTCTAAGGTTGGTGCCTGGTGTGGGCCGCCTTCGGGCACTGTCGGCACTCAATGAAGTTGGCGCTGAACGGGTGATCGACAGCCCGCTGCAGGGTATTTCCGGAGGTGAAATGCAACGGGTTCTGCTAGCCCGGGCCTTACTGCGCGAACCTGAATTGTTGGTTCTCGATGAACCGGTGCAAGGCGTCGACGTTGCAGGCCAAGCCGATCTGTACAGCCTGATTACCCGCCTGCGTGATCGTCATGGCTGCGGCGTGCTGATGGTGTCTCACGACCTGCATCTGGTGATGAGTACGACCGATCAAGTGGTTTGTCTGAACCGGCACGTGTGCTGTTCGGGCCACCCTGAACAGGTCAGTAACGATCCGGCCTTCGTTGAGCTATTTGGCACCAACGCGCAAAGTTTGGCTATTTATCACCACCATCACGATCACGCCCATGATTTGCACGGCGCGGTGGTCGATGACAGTGCAGCAGCGGCACAACCGACTCATCTCCACGGAGACAACTGCAAGCATGGCTGA
- a CDS encoding methionine ABC transporter permease, whose translation MDTLVNLFSNVDWYEIWIATGDTLVMLVISLAFTVLLGLPLGVLMFLTSPRQLLENHRLYATVALLVNMLRALPFIILLIVMMPLTELITGTSLGVLGTLPPLVAGATPFFARLVETALREVDKGIIEATQAMGATTRQIIIKALLPEARPGILAAITVTAIALVSFTAMAGAVGAGGLGDLAIRYGYQRFQNDVMFVTVVLLLVLVQILQTVGDKLVAHFTHR comes from the coding sequence ATGGACACTCTGGTGAATCTATTCTCCAACGTCGATTGGTACGAAATCTGGATCGCTACCGGCGATACGTTGGTGATGCTCGTTATTTCGCTGGCCTTCACCGTGCTGCTGGGCCTGCCGCTGGGGGTGTTGATGTTCCTGACCTCGCCACGCCAGCTGTTGGAAAACCATCGTCTGTATGCCACCGTGGCGCTGTTGGTCAACATGCTGCGCGCGCTGCCCTTTATCATCTTGCTGATCGTGATGATGCCCCTTACAGAGCTGATCACTGGCACCTCGCTGGGTGTTCTCGGCACCTTGCCACCACTGGTGGCCGGGGCTACGCCATTCTTCGCACGACTGGTCGAAACCGCGTTGCGCGAAGTTGACAAGGGCATCATCGAAGCGACCCAAGCCATGGGCGCAACGACTCGGCAGATCATTATCAAAGCGCTGTTGCCCGAAGCGCGGCCTGGCATTCTGGCCGCGATTACCGTGACCGCCATCGCCTTGGTGTCATTCACCGCCATGGCCGGTGCCGTGGGTGCAGGCGGCCTTGGTGATTTGGCGATTCGTTATGGTTACCAACGCTTTCAGAACGATGTGATGTTCGTCACGGTCGTATTGCTATTAGTCCTGGTGCAGATCCTGCAAACCGTCGGCGACAAGCTGGTGGCGCACTTTACCCACCGCTAA